The nucleotide window GTTTTTCCCCACGTTTTTACGAGGAGTGGTTCCGCAGCGAGCCGAAGGCTCGCGAGGAAACCCGACGAAGTAAAAAGTGGGATGGACTCGCGGGGGTCTCGCGAGCGAGCGAAGCGAGCGAGTGAGACCACGCGAGGGAATGAACCACTGACCGAGCGCAGCGAGGGAAGGAAGTGAATGGACTCGCGGGGATTTGAACCCCGGGCCTCTTCCTTGCGAAGGAAGCGATCTGCCACTGATCTACGAGCCCGCGAAAGCCCCTGCGCGGGGCGAGGCGGTCCTCAGTCCTCGAGGACGATCTCGATGCTGACGTCGTTTGGCACCTGGATGCGCATCAGCTGGCGCAGCGCGCGTTCGTCGGCGTCAATGTCGATCAGCCGCTTGTGGACGCGCATCTCCCAGTGCTCCCAGGTGGCGGTCCCCTCGCCGTCGGGCGATTTCCGGGTGGGGACCTCCAGGGTCTTGGTCGGGAGCGGCACCGGGCCCGACAGCTTCACACCCGTCTTGTCCGCGATGTCGCGGACGTCGGCGCAGATGTCGTCGAGGTCGTCGGGGCTGGTGCCCGCCAGCCGGACGCGTGCCTGCTGCATCTTATCGCTCGTTGACGCTGCGGACCTTGCCCGCCGCGATGGTCTGACCCATGTCGCGGATGGCGAAGCTCCCCAGTTCGGGGATCTCGTCGGCCGGCTCGATGCTGAGCGGCTTCTGTGGCCGCACCGTCACGATGGCGGCGTCACCCGACTGGATGAAGTCGGGGTTCTCCTCGCCGGCGCCCTCGCCCGCCGGGTCCATCTTCTGGTCGATGGACTCGATGGTACAGGCGACCTGGGCGGTGTGGGCGTGGAAGACCGGGGTGTAGCCCGCGGTGATCACCGAGGGGTGCTGCATCACGACGATCTGGGCCTGGAACGTCTCGGCGACCGACGGCGGGTCGTCGGCGGGGCCACAGACGTCGCCGCGGCGGATGTCGTCCTGGCCGATGCCGCGGACGTTGAAGCCGACGTTGTCGCCGGGCTCGGCCCGGGGGATCTCCTCGTGGTGCATCTCGATGGTCTTGACCTCCCCGCCAACGTCCGAGGGCTGGAAGGAGACGTTGTCGCCGGTCTCCATGACGCCGGTCTCGACGCGGCCGACGGGGACGGTCCCGATGCCCGAGATGGTGTAGACGTCCTGGATCGGGAGCCGCAGCGGCGCGTCCGTCGGCGGCTCCGGCTCGGGCAGGCCGTTCAGCGCCTCGAGCAGGATCTTGCCGTCGTACCAGCCGAGGTTGTCCGACCGCTCGGCGACGTTGTCACCCTCGAACGCCGAGACGGGGATGAAGCTGGCGTCGTCGGCGTTGAACTGGACCTGCTGGAGCAGCTCCTCGACCTCGGCGACGACCTGGTCGTAGGTGTTCTGCTCGTAGTCGACCAGGTCCATCTTGTTGACCGCGACGATGAGCTCGCCGATGCCCAGCGTCCGGGCGAGGAAGACGTGCTCCTGTGTCTGGGGCTGGACGCCGTCGTCGGCAGCCACGACGAGCACGGCGTTGTCGGCCTGGCTCGCGCCCGTGATCATGTTCTTCACGAAGTCACGGTGGCCGGGACAGTCGACGATGGTGAAGTTGTACTCGTCGGTGTCGAACTCCTGGTGGGCGATGTCGATGGTGACACCCCGCTCCCGCTCCTCAGCGAGGTTGTCCATGACGTAGGCGAACTCGAAGCCGCCCTTGCCTTTCTCCTCTGCCTCTTCCTTGTACTGTTCGATCACGTGCTCCGGTACCGACCCCGTCTCGTAGAGGAGTCGGCCGACGAGCGTGCTCTTTCCGTGGTCAACGTGGCCGATGATGGCCAGGTTCTGGTGCGCTTGGTCTTCACTCATGATATCTCACGCGCAGGGGCGCTCTGTCGGGTTTGTAGCGCGGTTGTTCATAAAACCATTTCGATACGGGGTACAGGCCGTCCTTCTGCCGTCCGGTGATTTGGGAGCCCGTGACACGCCGACGGCGACCGGATGCCGGACGCGCTCCACGGACCCGGTGGCCCCGCGCCGTGTCACTCCGACAGCCGGCCGATGTCCGCGAGCACCGCCGTCGCCGTCTCCGGGCCGCCGGCTCCCCGACCGGAGATATCGAGCAGGCCGGCATGTTCGGTCTCGAGTTCGACGATGTTGCGGGTCCCCGTCACGGCCAGCGCGCCGTGTTCGGGGATCAGCCGGGGTCCGACCCGGATCGCCCCGTCCTGGACCTCGCCGATCAGCCGGATCGTCCGGCCGTCCTCGGCGGCGAGTTCGAGCGCGCTGCCCGGCAGGTCGCGGATCCCCTCGACGGCCGCGTCCGAGAGCGTGTACTCCCGGTCGTAGAGGACGTTCGCCAGGATCACACACTTGAGAGCGGCGTCGGTCCCCTCGACGTCGAAGGAGGGGTCGGCCTCCGCCACGCCCAGGTCCTGGGCCTCCGCGAGGACGTGCTCGTAGTCCAGTCCCTCGGCGGCCATCCGCGAGAGGACGAAGTTGGCGGTCCCGTTGAGCACGCCCCGGGCGGCCTCGATGTGCTCGGCCCCGAAGTCGGCGATGGTCGAGAGGACGGGCATCGCGCCCCCCACCGTCGCCTCCAGGTACACCTCGCCGGCGCTTTCCCGTTCCAGTTCCCGGACCTCGCCGTAGCGCTCGGCGACGGGCCCCTTGTTCGCGAGTACGACGTGACGGTCCCGCTCCAGGGCCGTCTTCACGTTGCCGAAGCCGGGCTCGGCGTCGCCGAGCGTCGTCGGCGTCGCCTCCACGAGGACGTCATAGGCACCTGCCAGCGCGTCCGCGACGGAGGCAGTGCCGACGGTCCCCTCCGCGTCCTTGCGCTCCAGGGCGCCATCCACGTCGATCCCATCAGGGTCGACGACGGCGCCACCGGAGTCCGCGAGCGCGGTGACGGTGTGGCCGTACTCCCCGGCCAGCTCCGCGACCGAAGAGCCGACCGCCCCCGCACCGACGACTGCGAGTCTCACGCGGTCTCACCCGCCGTCAGCGGCTCGATGACCCGCAAGTCCTTGTCGTCGGCGACCGCACGGATCGTCTCCAGGGCCGACTCCGCCCCACCGGCGTTGGTCGATAGCCTGACCCGGGCGCTCGAGATCCCCTCGTCGCCCTCCGGCGCCGACAGCGAGAGGTCGTCGACGTTCGCGCCCGTCGCGCTCTGGATCCGCTCTAGGGTGTTCGAGAGGTCGGTGTTGACGAGGTGGCCGACGAGCACGACCGTCAGCTCCTCGGTGTACTGCTCGGCGCCCGCCTGGATGACGTTGATCCCCTCATCGCGGAGCGCGTCGACGATGCCGTCGAACTGCTCGGGGGTGGCCTCCATGTCCACCTCGACGGGGATGTGCCCGCGGGGCGTGACGTTGCCCCGCTCGTGGAAGATCGACAGGAGGTTCCCGCCGTGCTCGGCGATGGGCGACAGCGCCCGGAGGAGTTCGCCGGGCCGGTCGACCAGCTCCAGCCGGACGGTGTAGGACCTGACCTCCGTCGAGTCGCTCATCCGCTGGTCACCTCTCGGCGGCTCATTGGCCACCCTCGGGTGGCCTCGTATAAGAATCCCGCCGTTCGAGAGCGGGAGCCGGCCGGTCGCCCCCGGCCGGGGCGCCAGCTCCGGCGGTCAGGGAAGATACCGGTCGTAGACGTCGTCGATCATCTCGTTGTACCGGTCGCCGTCGGGGCTCCCCCAGGGGTTGCGCGAGAAGTAGAACGTCGCCGCGAGGAAGGCCCCGACGGAGATGGCCAGGTACGCCTGCATCACCGCGCTGAAGGCGAAGGTCGAGACGCCGGCGATCAGCCCGCCCACGACCACGTCCGCGACCTGGTGAACGAGGGACATACCGGGCCTACCCGCCGCTCGCACCTAAGTGCCGCGCTCGCTTCGCTCGCGGGCCAGGCCCTGGCGACCAGCGCGACTCAGCGACCCACGTCGGTTTCGGTAGCGAGATAGACGCCGAGATACCCGCCGAGCGCGCTCAGTCCGATGACCCAGACGAGCGCAAACACCACCCCGAACAGAAACACGACGACGAACCCACCGGGCACGCCCATACCACCCCCCATCATGGACCCCGTGAACAGGAACCCGCCAAACACGAAAAACAACAGGAGAAACGGCAGGATCGCGATAGCGCCGGAGAGCGCACCGACGCGGACGCCGTCGGTACGGTCCCCCCGCTGGAGGTAGCCGGCGACCATCCCACCCAGAACCGGGGAGAAGCCGGTGAACGTCAGGACGACCGTCACGACTGCACCGATCACTGCGTTCACAACCGTGTCTCCCTCGCTCATCTGTCCTGGCTCTCTCACAAGCCGGTATAATAATCCACGACCTACCCGGGTGACTCGGCCGGCGCCCCGCCGCTGCCGGGGTGGGTACGCGGTACCGACGCGCTCGCAGCGGCCGCGAGTGCTTGTGTATAACTTCGACAATATTATACACAAGCGTGGGCTACCGTGGGATACGATGCTCCTCCAGATGTTCGGGGTCAATCCGCTCGGCGGCCTGGTGATAGCACTCGTGGTCCCCGTCGTGGCGATCGCCTTCGGGACGTACGTGGGCGTGCTCATGGCGCTACAGTCGTTTTTCGGCGAGTCGTCGTGGCAAGACGTCTCGACCTCCGACGCGGAGTGAGACGGTCTTCACCGTCCGATGCGGCGCAGTCGGTCGTACAGCCGTGGCTGGTCGCAGAGACGCGTCCGGGCCGGCCCCACCTATCTCGTCGACCACCGACGGTCACTCGGACGACAGTGCCCTACGTAGGGTGCGGTGCGAGGTCGCTCGGCCCGTAGGCCACCACCAGCAGCGAGGCGACCCCGAGAAGCGTCGCGACGAGGAGTCCCAGTCCCAGCGCGGAGGTCGCTCCTGCGACCCCGCCGACCGGGTAGTAGTTCAGGACGGCGTTCCCACCGGCGTGCAACAGGACCGCCGGGACGACACTCCCTCCCACGGCGTTCGTCAGCCACGTCAGTACGACCGACATCGCCAGTATCTGGGAGAGATACAGCACCAGGGACATCTGGCTCTGGACGGTCCCCGGCAGGACGAACAGCGGGAGGTGCCAGCCCGCCCAGACGACCCCGACCACGAGCGCGGCGACGAGAGCGCTGTACCGCCGCTGGAGCTGTGGCAGGAGATACCCCCGCCAGCCCGGCTCCTCGAGACCGCCACCGAACAGGAGGATAAACCCCAGAAAGAGCGGATATTCGTAGGACCCGGGGAGGGCTTCGAGCGTCAACCCTCCGTCGAAGACGACGGTGTGGACCGCTCCGGCCACGAGAATAACGGCGACCGGCAGGGCCAGAGCAGCGGCGTAATATCGGACGGGGACCTGAATGCGGAAGATGGCCGCGAGCCACGACCGGACCTGCCGGCGTGAACGATACGTCAGCGCCACACCGACGAGGAACGGCCCCAGGCCGCCGAGCACGAAGAGGACAGTCCCGAGGGCTGACGGTCCGGCCGGGAGCATTCCCCACAGCCCCCAACTCGTCCACGAAACGGCGTACGTGAGACAGGTGTAGACCGCGAGCGAGCGCAGGGGGGATCCCCCGTCGCGACCCATACTCGCCGGTACGACGCAGCGTCTGTTCAATCTACCGACGAATAGGCGCGCTGGTCGTCGTATCTCCACCTCGTCCTCACGCCCGCTACGCACACGGTGAGGATCCGGAGCGCACGGTCGTCGCGGCGCGAAATAAGTAACATATATTATACACAATTCACCAACATTATCTCTCCGGATCCTGCATACCTCCCCTATGGACGAAAGCCGCCTCTCCTGGGTCGACGCGCATCCGGTGGCGTCGTTCGCCATCGGTGCGTACGTCTACACGTGGGTGGTCTCATCCCCCGCCTTTTTTATGGAAGAGAGCTGGACCCCCTGGCTTCTCATCTATCTCGGCAGCTTTGGCCCGCCGATAAGTGCCGCTGTCGTCACCTGGCTGCAGGGTGAAAGCGTCCGCGCCTGGGCCCGTCAGATCGGCCGATGGCGCGTCGGTTGGCCCTGGTGGCTCGCCGCCTTCGGCGTTCCAGTCGCCATCGTCGTCGTCACGACCGGTCTCCTGGTGGTTATCGGGGGCCCGGTCGACCTGGCCCAGCTCTCGGCATCGCCTGTCCTGGTCGCTGTCATCTTCGTCTTCGGCCTCACGGTGAGCGGCGGTTTGAACGAGGAGCCGGGGTGGCGGGGGTTCGCCCAGCCGTATCTGAACGACCGGTACGGTGCGCTGACGGCGAGTCTGATCGTTGGAGTCGTCTGGGCGGGCTGGCACCTCCCGTACTTTTTCATCCCGATCACCCCCCACTCGAGCTTCACTCCGGTCAACCAGGCCGGCTGGTTTCTGGGGATCCTGCTCCTCTCGGTCATTCTGGCATGGGCCTACAACAACACCGGCAGCGTGCTGGTCGTGATGGTTCTCCATGCGATGGTCAACACCGCTGATGTCCTGTTGCCACTCGCCCCGGACCAGCTTGTCAGAGACGGTTTCATCGTCGAAAGCGCCGTCGCGACGGTGACGGTGACCCAGCTGACAGTGCAGGCGGCCGTCGTCGTTGCCGTCGTCGCGTACTTCGGCCGCCGCTCGCTCGCACGCCGCGAGATACCGGGCAGTGCCTACGTCCGGGGCGGGGACTGACCGAGCCCCGGGTCCGGCTCGCGCGACCCGTTCGAGACCTGTCGAGTAACCTCTCTGTATCCAGCACACCACCTCCGTCGGCGATCAAGAACGCACTGGGCCCGGCAGACACAGGGGTCGCGGTCCAGCATCCGCGCGCCGCAGGCGCGCGGTTCGCCGTCAGAGCGCAGCTCTGACGAGCCCTCGTTCGGTCCCCTCACGAGGACACCGCTCGCGCCCGGCGGGCGCGAGCGGCCTTTTTCGCCCACGTTTTTGCGCCGAGTGGTTCGCCTCCGGCGAACCCGAGGCGGAAAAAGGTGGTGGGTCTAGAGGTAGTCGACGGTCTGGGGCAGCTCCAGCTTCATCCCCTTGCGCTCGCGGATCTCCATGATCGTCTCGCGCTGGAGGTTGTCGGCCATCACCTGGAAGCCGGCGTTCTCGGTGTTCCAGGAGGCCCGCCCCTCCGTCGCCGAGCGGATGTCACTGGAGAAGCCGATCATCTCTTCGACCGGAGCCACGCCTTCGACGACCATCAGGTCGCCCTCCTGGTACATGTCGTCGACGCGGCCCCTGCGTCCCTGGATCTCGCCGGAGGCCGCACCCATGTGCTCGTTGGGCACGTCGATGCGGACCTCCTGGATGGGCTCGAGCAGGCGGATCTCCGAGTCGATGAGCGCGTTGTGCAGCGCCTCCCTGACCGCGGGAATGACCTGTGCGGGGCCGCGGTGGATGGCGTCCTCGTGCAGGCGGGCGTCGTGCAGGCGGATGAGCGCGCCCTCGACGGGCTCGGCCGCCAGCGGGCCGTCGTTCAGTGCCTCCTCGAAGCCCTCCAGCACCAGCTCCATCGTCTCGTTGAGGTGCTGGATCCCCTTCGTGTCGTCGATGATGATGTTGGCGCCGTGGACGTGCTCGACCTCCTGGGAGGTTTCCTTGTCCAGCCCGGCGTCCTGTAGGGCCTCCCGGCGCTCGAGTTCGGGCATGTCCATCGTCGCCTCGCCCAGCTTGAGCGCGTCAATGACCGACTGCTCGAGGGGCTCGACGGTCAGGTAGAAGCGGTTGTGCCGGTTCGGGGAGATCCCCTCGACCTCGCGGCTGGACCCCTGGGGAGCCTCACGGAAGACGACGATCGGTTCGCCGGTCGTGACCGGGATCCCCTGGTTGCGCTCGATGCGCTGGGTGATGACCTCGAGGTGGAGTTCGCCCTGTCCCGAGATGAGGTGCTCGCCGGTGTCCTCGTTGATCTCCACCTGGATGGTGGGGTCCTCCTTGGCGACCTGCTGGAGGGTCTCGATGAGCTTGGGCAGGTCGTCCATGTTCCGGGCCTCGACGCTTTTGGTGATGACGGGCTCGGAGAGGTGTTCGATGGACTCGAAGGGGGTCATCTCCACGCTGGAGACGGTGGAGCCCGCGATGGCGTCGTCAAGCCCCGTGACGGCGGCGACGTTCCCGGCGGGGACGCGGTCGACCTCCTCGCGTTCCCCGCCCATGAAGATGCCGACGCTCTGGAGGCGGTTGGTGCCGACGGTGCCGGAGACGTACAGCTCCTGGCCCTTCTCGAGGGTGCCCGAGAAGACCCGGCCGGTGGCGATCTCGCCGGCGTGGGGGTCCATCCCGATGTCGGTGACCATGAAGACGACCTCGCCGTCCTCGTCGACCAGCTCCATCTGCTCGGCGATCTCGGAGTCAGCGTCCCCGCGCCAGATCCGGGGGATCCGGCGGGGCTGGGCGTCCACGGGGTTGGGGAAGTGCTCACAGACCATGTCGAGCACGACGTCGGCCAGCGGCGTCCGCTCGTGGAGTTCCTGGCGCTTGTCGGCCTGCTCGAGGTCGATGATGTCCCCGAAGTCCATCCCGGTGCGCTGCATGGAGGGCATGGAGACGCCCCACTTGTACAGCGCCGACCCGAAGCCGACGGTCCCCTCCTCGACGGAGACCGTCCAGTCCTCGTTGATATCCTCCATCTCCTCGGTCATTCCCCGGATCAGCTCGTTGACGTCCCGGATGACGCCGGTGAGCCGCTCCTGCATCTCGGCGGGGCCCTCCTGGAGCTCCGAAATGAGGCGGTCGACCTTGTTGATGAACAGGGCGGGCTTGACCCCCTCACGCAGCGCCTGCCGCAGGACGGTCTCGGTCTGGGGCATCGCCCCCTCGACGGCGTCCACCACCACGAGCGCGCCGTCGACGGCGCGCATCGCCCGGGTGACGTCCCCGCCGAAGTCGACGTGACCCGGCGTGTCGATGAGGTTGATGAGGTGGTTGGTCTCCTCGTACTCGTGGGTCATCGAGACGTTCGCGGCGTCGATCGTGATGCCCCGCTCCTGTTCGTCCTCCTCGGTGTCCATCGCGAGCTGCTCGCCCGCGGTGTCCTCGGAGATCATCCCCGCACCGGCCAGCAGGTTGTCGGTCAGGGTTGTCTTCCCGTGGTCGACGTGGGCGGCGATGGCGATGTTCCGGATGTTCTCCGGCCGGTCCATCAGCGCCTCACACTCCTGGACGATCTTCTTGCGTCGGCCCATTCTTACCCCGATTACCGGCAGGAGGGTCAAAAGGGTAGTGTTTCGACCGGCGGCTGTGTCCGCGTGACACGGCCGAGGGACCCGGCACGGCCGAACCCGGGGCCAAATCCGAACGAATTCTAGAGAGTGTTTGGCCCGACCCCGGAGACATCTTGCCCCGACTCCGAAGACATGTTGAAAAATTTACTTTCAACAGTCCTCCCTCGGTCCGGCCGTGATGTCAGACGACACGACGCGGCGACGGTTCCTCGCGGTGGCGGGAAGCACGACTGCGCTCGCCCTGGCCGGCTGTGCCGGCGGGGGCGACGACGGGGACGGCGGGGACGGTGGCGGAACCGAGTCCATGGACGACGGGATGACCGAAACCGATTCCATGGACGGTGGGATGACCGAGACGGACGAGGGGATGATGCGCGGGCCGACGACGGTGACCGTCCGGATCGAGAACGTCGCCCCGACGGACTTCTACGGCGCCGAGACGTCGACGGGCGGCGCGATATGGGTCACCCCGGGCGCGTACGCGGTCCACACCGGCGAGAATCCCATCTTCACCGAGGGGGAGGAAGCCTCGGTCGGGCTCGAAGCGCTGGCGGAGGCCGGCCCGCCGACCGGCTTCATGAACGAGCCGGGGCTGGTCGACGAACTCCAGGACATGGCGGGCTCGATGGGCGTCGACGCCGCGGGAGCCTACACGCCCGAGAACACGGTCGCGGACCCTAACGACCCGATGGGAGAGGTACCCGGCGCACCCCCGATCGCCCCGGGTGGGGCCTTCGAGTTCGATGTCGAGGCCGAACCCGGCCAGCGGCTCTCCTTCGCTTCGATGTTCGTCCCCTCGAACGACCTCTTCTTCGCGCCCGGCGCGGAGGGGATCGAGCTGTGGCCCGAGGGCGGCGAGCCGGTGGCGGGTGACGTGACCGACAGCGTCGGGCTGTGGGACGCCGGCACCGAGCCCAACGGGCAGCCGGGCCGGGACCCCGACCAGGCGCCCGCCCAGGACAGCCCCGACCAGGGCGCCGACGAGGGCGGCGTCGTCCGGCCCGTCGACGGCGTCATGGACGGCTACGACTACCCCGCGGTGAGTGACGCCATCCGGGTGACCCTGACGCCGGGCGGGTCGATGGACGGGTAGATGGTCGACATCCCCTCCCGGTACGAGCTGGGGGCCGCGGGCCTGACGGGCGCGGCCGGCGTCGCCGGCTCCTTCGCCGTCGCGGGCTACACCCGGTCGTTCGTCGCCGCGCCCATCGACGCCGCCGTCGTCACGGCCACGCCGGGGCCGGTCGTGGCGTTCATGATCGAGAACGTGGGCGCGGAGGCCCACCTGCTGCACATCGGGCTGGCGCTCGCGATTGCGGTCGGGCTGTTCGGCGCGGCCGCACTCGGCGGGGTCCGGGTCGCCGAACGTCTCGACAGCCGGCTCGCCGGCGGCCTGCTGGCCGGGCTGGCGGCCTGGGCGCTCGCGGCACTGCTCACGCGAGCCCCCGCCCTCGCACTCGGGGCCGCCGTTCCCGTCGCTGTCGGAGCAGCGGCGGGCCCCCGGCGCACTCCGCCCGAACTCGACGCCTCCCGCCGGCGCGCGCTCGGGAGCGTCGCGGGCGCCGTCGCCTTCCTGGGGGCCGCGACCGGCGTCGGCGTTCTCCGCTCGGGTACCGACCCGCTCGGTGCGGCCCCCGGAGCGGACGGTGCAGAGGTCCGACTGCAGGAAGCCGAGGAGCGGTCGCTGTCCGTCGAGAGCGACGAGCTCCCGGGGCTGGTCAGCGAGATCGGGAATTTCTACAACGTCGACATCGCGGAGTTCGAGCCCGAACTCCCGGCCGAGGAGTGGTCGCTGACTGTCACCGGCGAGACCGAACGGGGGCTGACCGTCGACTTCGCGGACCTGCTGGAGCGGCCGGTCGAACACCGCTTCGTGACGCTGCGGTGTGTCGGCGAGGACCTCAACGGCCGCAAACTCGACACCGCAGTCTGGACCGGGACGCCCATCGCGCCGCTGCTCGACGCGGTCGACCCCGAGGGGGAGTGTGGCT belongs to Salinirussus salinus and includes:
- the rpsJ gene encoding 30S ribosomal protein S10, which translates into the protein MQQARVRLAGTSPDDLDDICADVRDIADKTGVKLSGPVPLPTKTLEVPTRKSPDGEGTATWEHWEMRVHKRLIDIDADERALRQLMRIQVPNDVSIEIVLED
- the tuf gene encoding translation elongation factor EF-1 subunit alpha; this encodes MSEDQAHQNLAIIGHVDHGKSTLVGRLLYETGSVPEHVIEQYKEEAEEKGKGGFEFAYVMDNLAEERERGVTIDIAHQEFDTDEYNFTIVDCPGHRDFVKNMITGASQADNAVLVVAADDGVQPQTQEHVFLARTLGIGELIVAVNKMDLVDYEQNTYDQVVAEVEELLQQVQFNADDASFIPVSAFEGDNVAERSDNLGWYDGKILLEALNGLPEPEPPTDAPLRLPIQDVYTISGIGTVPVGRVETGVMETGDNVSFQPSDVGGEVKTIEMHHEEIPRAEPGDNVGFNVRGIGQDDIRRGDVCGPADDPPSVAETFQAQIVVMQHPSVITAGYTPVFHAHTAQVACTIESIDQKMDPAGEGAGEENPDFIQSGDAAIVTVRPQKPLSIEPADEIPELGSFAIRDMGQTIAAGKVRSVNER
- a CDS encoding homoserine dehydrogenase, which gives rise to MRLAVVGAGAVGSSVAELAGEYGHTVTALADSGGAVVDPDGIDVDGALERKDAEGTVGTASVADALAGAYDVLVEATPTTLGDAEPGFGNVKTALERDRHVVLANKGPVAERYGEVRELERESAGEVYLEATVGGAMPVLSTIADFGAEHIEAARGVLNGTANFVLSRMAAEGLDYEHVLAEAQDLGVAEADPSFDVEGTDAALKCVILANVLYDREYTLSDAAVEGIRDLPGSALELAAEDGRTIRLIGEVQDGAIRVGPRLIPEHGALAVTGTRNIVELETEHAGLLDISGRGAGGPETATAVLADIGRLSE
- a CDS encoding amino acid-binding protein — encoded protein: MSDSTEVRSYTVRLELVDRPGELLRALSPIAEHGGNLLSIFHERGNVTPRGHIPVEVDMEATPEQFDGIVDALRDEGINVIQAGAEQYTEELTVVLVGHLVNTDLSNTLERIQSATGANVDDLSLSAPEGDEGISSARVRLSTNAGGAESALETIRAVADDKDLRVIEPLTAGETA
- a CDS encoding DUF5518 domain-containing protein, whose product is MSEGDTVVNAVIGAVVTVVLTFTGFSPVLGGMVAGYLQRGDRTDGVRVGALSGAIAILPFLLLFFVFGGFLFTGSMMGGGMGVPGGFVVVFLFGVVFALVWVIGLSALGGYLGVYLATETDVGR
- a CDS encoding CPBP family intramembrane glutamic endopeptidase, translated to MGRDGGSPLRSLAVYTCLTYAVSWTSWGLWGMLPAGPSALGTVLFVLGGLGPFLVGVALTYRSRRQVRSWLAAIFRIQVPVRYYAAALALPVAVILVAGAVHTVVFDGGLTLEALPGSYEYPLFLGFILLFGGGLEEPGWRGYLLPQLQRRYSALVAALVVGVVWAGWHLPLFVLPGTVQSQMSLVLYLSQILAMSVVLTWLTNAVGGSVVPAVLLHAGGNAVLNYYPVGGVAGATSALGLGLLVATLLGVASLLVVAYGPSDLAPHPT
- a CDS encoding CPBP family intramembrane glutamic endopeptidase; this encodes MDESRLSWVDAHPVASFAIGAYVYTWVVSSPAFFMEESWTPWLLIYLGSFGPPISAAVVTWLQGESVRAWARQIGRWRVGWPWWLAAFGVPVAIVVVTTGLLVVIGGPVDLAQLSASPVLVAVIFVFGLTVSGGLNEEPGWRGFAQPYLNDRYGALTASLIVGVVWAGWHLPYFFIPITPHSSFTPVNQAGWFLGILLLSVILAWAYNNTGSVLVVMVLHAMVNTADVLLPLAPDQLVRDGFIVESAVATVTVTQLTVQAAVVVAVVAYFGRRSLARREIPGSAYVRGGD
- a CDS encoding elongation factor EF-2, whose amino-acid sequence is MGRRKKIVQECEALMDRPENIRNIAIAAHVDHGKTTLTDNLLAGAGMISEDTAGEQLAMDTEEDEQERGITIDAANVSMTHEYEETNHLINLIDTPGHVDFGGDVTRAMRAVDGALVVVDAVEGAMPQTETVLRQALREGVKPALFINKVDRLISELQEGPAEMQERLTGVIRDVNELIRGMTEEMEDINEDWTVSVEEGTVGFGSALYKWGVSMPSMQRTGMDFGDIIDLEQADKRQELHERTPLADVVLDMVCEHFPNPVDAQPRRIPRIWRGDADSEIAEQMELVDEDGEVVFMVTDIGMDPHAGEIATGRVFSGTLEKGQELYVSGTVGTNRLQSVGIFMGGEREEVDRVPAGNVAAVTGLDDAIAGSTVSSVEMTPFESIEHLSEPVITKSVEARNMDDLPKLIETLQQVAKEDPTIQVEINEDTGEHLISGQGELHLEVITQRIERNQGIPVTTGEPIVVFREAPQGSSREVEGISPNRHNRFYLTVEPLEQSVIDALKLGEATMDMPELERREALQDAGLDKETSQEVEHVHGANIIIDDTKGIQHLNETMELVLEGFEEALNDGPLAAEPVEGALIRLHDARLHEDAIHRGPAQVIPAVREALHNALIDSEIRLLEPIQEVRIDVPNEHMGAASGEIQGRRGRVDDMYQEGDLMVVEGVAPVEEMIGFSSDIRSATEGRASWNTENAGFQVMADNLQRETIMEIRERKGMKLELPQTVDYL
- a CDS encoding spondin domain-containing protein — encoded protein: MSDDTTRRRFLAVAGSTTALALAGCAGGGDDGDGGDGGGTESMDDGMTETDSMDGGMTETDEGMMRGPTTVTVRIENVAPTDFYGAETSTGGAIWVTPGAYAVHTGENPIFTEGEEASVGLEALAEAGPPTGFMNEPGLVDELQDMAGSMGVDAAGAYTPENTVADPNDPMGEVPGAPPIAPGGAFEFDVEAEPGQRLSFASMFVPSNDLFFAPGAEGIELWPEGGEPVAGDVTDSVGLWDAGTEPNGQPGRDPDQAPAQDSPDQGADEGGVVRPVDGVMDGYDYPAVSDAIRVTLTPGGSMDG
- a CDS encoding molybdopterin-dependent oxidoreductase, whose amino-acid sequence is MVDIPSRYELGAAGLTGAAGVAGSFAVAGYTRSFVAAPIDAAVVTATPGPVVAFMIENVGAEAHLLHIGLALAIAVGLFGAAALGGVRVAERLDSRLAGGLLAGLAAWALAALLTRAPALALGAAVPVAVGAAAGPRRTPPELDASRRRALGSVAGAVAFLGAATGVGVLRSGTDPLGAAPGADGAEVRLQEAEERSLSVESDELPGLVSEIGNFYNVDIAEFEPELPAEEWSLTVTGETERGLTVDFADLLERPVEHRFVTLRCVGEDLNGRKLDTAVWTGTPIAPLLDAVDPEGECGCVVLRGEDGYFVEYPIEVLRDGFLAWGMNGKELPAQHGHPVRILAPGHWGETNVKWLTEVEVLDREVDGYWEQRGWEGTGPVNTVAKLWEEGVTQLEDGRVELAGHAYAGTRGVDAVEVSTDGGDTWVEATLSDPLPDEDVWRQWRHRFVPEGSHDVVVRAVDGTGTVQPGERSASFPSGASGWVRRTVGV